The following coding sequences are from one Virgibacillus necropolis window:
- a CDS encoding DNA methyltransferase codes for MEKESTQLSFGEEKSQADKEPVICLGITFENDEERRVYFREELRKKLPKLKEIEGFPNGEDEDIIALSDPPYYTACSNPWINDFIEKWEEEKFTKYGRDPQEEYHRKPFSADISEGKNNTIYNAHSYHTKVPYKAIMKYILHYTKPGDVIYDGFCGSGMTGLASEMCESKEEIQSLGYKVNKDFILDEEGNKFSQIGNRRSILCDLSPAATFISYNYNKKAEKEIGSKFLYNLLEDMEKEFSWLYKTFNSSEVEVKLSKEIEALYTINDLKSFINKYNHLLANTEYVIWSENYLCNSCLNEMTFWDANVNEDEKSVKKNLVCPKCGAEGKKNDWERVYEAKSDLVTGEIINHPKLSLIKINYSSGKSRKNKLPGILDYKILELLTLDETFKSIKVTELFEGYNTAQPLRIGINKVHHFYTERVNLLISSYLKKIKDSIHYNDAQFLLGSVLPKMTKMNRYMPQYNSKEKGFRALVGPMANALYFPPLSVENNFLSQALFQLNKIVNAWNDYSGNAITTQSSTSLNILSNSVDYIFIDPPFGANIMYSEMSFARESWLKILTNNKKEAIENNVQGKSLREYTNLMLDSFKEAFRILKQDKWITVEFSNTKASVWNAIQYALQESGFIIASVDALDKQRGGFHAMTSATAVKQDLVISAYKPAEENIIKMREQTNTSESAWTFVSQHLEKLPVFMGLKGEASIITERTPRILFDRMVTYHVQNGLPVPVSSAEFQAGVVQRFPMRDGMAFLENQVAEYDKKRTLVREFTQMSLFVSDENSAIEWLRQQLMKKPQTRQDIHPSFMKELQHIAKHEKLPELDDLLNQNFLRYDGEGTVPNQILTYLRRTYKDLRGLEPNDTTVVEKAMHRWYVPDPNKQADLEKLREKSLLREYDGYLQELEGNKKKLKTFRTEAIRAGFKKAYSDKDFESIVKVGERIPEKVIQEDDKLLMYYDNACIRLGL; via the coding sequence GTGGAGAAAGAATCAACACAATTGTCATTTGGTGAAGAAAAGTCTCAAGCAGATAAAGAACCTGTTATCTGCTTAGGTATAACTTTTGAAAATGACGAAGAACGACGAGTATATTTTCGTGAAGAATTAAGAAAAAAACTGCCAAAACTGAAGGAAATTGAAGGATTTCCTAATGGGGAAGATGAGGATATTATTGCATTGTCAGATCCTCCTTATTATACGGCTTGTTCAAATCCTTGGATAAATGATTTTATTGAGAAGTGGGAGGAAGAAAAGTTTACAAAGTACGGTCGTGATCCACAAGAAGAGTATCATCGTAAACCATTTTCCGCGGATATTAGTGAAGGCAAAAATAATACTATATATAATGCACACAGTTATCATACTAAGGTTCCTTATAAAGCTATTATGAAATATATTTTGCATTATACTAAACCTGGTGATGTTATTTATGATGGCTTTTGTGGTTCAGGGATGACTGGATTAGCAAGTGAAATGTGTGAAAGTAAAGAAGAGATTCAATCTTTAGGTTATAAAGTCAATAAAGACTTCATTCTTGATGAAGAAGGAAATAAATTCTCTCAAATTGGTAATAGACGCAGTATTTTATGTGATTTATCCCCAGCAGCAACGTTTATTTCATATAATTATAATAAAAAAGCGGAAAAAGAAATTGGTTCTAAATTTTTATATAATCTACTTGAAGATATGGAAAAAGAATTTTCTTGGTTGTATAAAACATTTAATTCCAGTGAAGTTGAAGTAAAACTTAGCAAAGAAATTGAAGCACTTTATACAATTAATGATTTGAAAAGTTTTATAAACAAATATAATCACTTGTTAGCAAATACAGAGTATGTTATCTGGAGCGAAAATTATTTATGTAATAGCTGCTTAAACGAAATGACTTTTTGGGATGCAAATGTAAATGAAGATGAGAAATCTGTTAAAAAAAATTTAGTATGTCCTAAATGCGGAGCAGAAGGTAAAAAAAATGATTGGGAGAGGGTTTATGAAGCAAAATCAGATTTAGTCACTGGAGAAATTATTAATCATCCTAAATTAAGCCTTATTAAAATAAATTACTCTTCTGGAAAGTCAAGAAAAAATAAATTACCAGGAATTTTGGATTATAAAATTCTTGAATTATTAACTTTAGATGAAACATTTAAATCAATTAAAGTTACAGAATTATTCGAAGGCTATAATACCGCTCAGCCATTGAGAATTGGTATTAATAAAGTACATCATTTTTATACAGAGCGTGTTAACTTATTAATAAGTTCGTATTTAAAGAAGATTAAAGATTCAATTCACTATAATGATGCTCAATTTTTGTTAGGAAGTGTCCTACCAAAAATGACTAAGATGAATAGGTATATGCCTCAATATAATAGTAAAGAAAAAGGGTTTAGAGCTTTAGTAGGACCTATGGCAAATGCTTTATATTTCCCACCATTATCGGTTGAAAACAATTTTTTATCTCAAGCTTTATTTCAATTAAATAAAATTGTAAATGCTTGGAATGACTATTCCGGTAACGCTATAACCACTCAGAGCAGTACATCATTGAATATTCTATCAAATTCAGTAGACTACATCTTTATAGACCCACCTTTTGGTGCTAATATAATGTATTCTGAAATGAGTTTCGCAAGAGAATCTTGGTTGAAAATATTAACAAATAATAAAAAAGAGGCTATAGAAAATAATGTTCAAGGTAAATCTTTGAGAGAATATACAAATTTAATGCTTGACAGTTTTAAAGAGGCGTTCAGAATATTAAAGCAAGATAAGTGGATAACTGTAGAATTTTCCAATACTAAAGCTAGTGTATGGAATGCTATTCAGTATGCTTTACAAGAATCAGGATTTATTATTGCAAGTGTAGATGCCCTTGATAAGCAACGTGGTGGATTTCACGCAATGACTTCAGCTACAGCTGTAAAACAAGATTTAGTTATTTCTGCGTACAAACCTGCTGAAGAAAATATTATAAAGATGCGTGAACAAACGAATACATCTGAATCAGCTTGGACTTTCGTATCGCAACATTTGGAGAAACTACCTGTATTTATGGGCTTGAAAGGTGAAGCATCAATTATTACAGAACGAACACCTCGTATCCTTTTTGATCGTATGGTAACTTATCATGTACAAAATGGCTTACCCGTACCTGTATCTTCTGCTGAGTTCCAAGCAGGGGTAGTACAGCGTTTTCCGATGCGTGATGGAATGGCTTTCTTGGAAAATCAAGTTGCCGAATATGATAAAAAACGAACTCTAGTTAGGGAATTTACACAGATGAGTTTATTTGTTTCAGATGAAAACAGTGCAATAGAATGGCTTCGTCAACAATTAATGAAAAAACCGCAAACGCGCCAAGACATTCATCCAAGTTTTATGAAAGAACTACAACACATAGCAAAACATGAAAAGCTTCCTGAACTAGATGATCTACTAAATCAAAACTTTCTAAGATATGATGGAGAAGGCACTGTTCCTAATCAAATTCTTACCTATCTAAGAAGAACATATAAAGATTTACGTGGCTTAGAACCTAATGATACAACAGTGGTTGAAAAAGCAATGCATCGTTGGTATGTGCCAGATCCAAATAAACAAGCGGACTTGGAAAAACTCCGTGAGAAATCATTATTGCGTGAATATGATGGTTATTTACAGGAATTAGAAGGAAACAAAAAGAAACTAAAAACCTTCCGAACTGAAGCTATACGTGCTGGATTTAAGAAAGCATACAGTGATAAAGACTTTGAAAGTATTGTTAAAGTTGGTGAACGTATTCCAGAGAAAGTGATTCAAGAAGATGATAAATTGTTAATGTATTATGATAATGCTTGTATTCGTTTAGGTTTATAG
- the pglZ gene encoding BREX-3 system phosphatase PglZ, which yields MSNWRDVVLKKFKNQSSSFLFIYDFDFLLNEEVIINDLVESGYHVLRYEDSMTFRYIYEQKIRGSEKDVKLIVFANEDIFFPYEFDKKSLKIKMDIQTIFPKFSANIIRNMNRDDFDELYRLHHSYQGTSSEQETLAFIIKSFYKIPYEIIDGEVGLYKVLLSIHYQKKDIPEVVRQFLYEKWNQVHAFKNIPLKNLIGNSSFFYQFLEGKWKSLVMKVSTFKKGQINDSFSIEYSSPLADGDVRRMMNDLFLDGTLQKAKGIDASNFPDWMRPGIEVKEPGEDVEEKLDYLYEEIISKLANAKKYKDWINIMEYLAEFKQSSISIGKNQDELMNKVNQSFTSWMMNHYHSLTSLPPYPKPKLVHHIAHVINNDKDVNEKVALLVLDGMSYFEWLIVRNYLKDKGFSFDEDGVFAWVPTLTSVSRQAIFSGNTPLTFGKYITTTSSEEKGWKAFWEEHGVLKQYVTYQKGLGAETYDSAKIKGLARKATKVYGAVVDVIDQFSHHAVLGEKSVLSQLQLWLESDYLVNLLSNLHHAGFTIFLTSDHGNTNAIGIGRISEGVLVEQKGERVRIYNDRTIYDDSANQLPAIKWSNVGLPDDYHVLLAQYGQAFVPKGQDIVTHGGISIEEVIVPFVKVEPIKGSGLN from the coding sequence ATGTCTAATTGGCGAGATGTTGTATTAAAAAAGTTTAAGAATCAAAGCAGTTCTTTTCTTTTTATTTACGACTTTGACTTTTTACTAAATGAAGAAGTTATTATAAATGATTTGGTAGAAAGTGGTTATCATGTTCTAAGATATGAGGACAGCATGACATTTCGTTACATCTATGAACAAAAAATTCGTGGTAGTGAAAAGGACGTAAAGCTTATCGTCTTTGCCAATGAAGACATCTTCTTCCCTTATGAATTTGACAAAAAATCATTAAAAATAAAAATGGACATTCAGACGATTTTTCCGAAGTTCTCTGCAAATATTATTCGGAATATGAATCGAGATGACTTCGATGAGTTATATCGGCTTCATCATTCCTATCAAGGTACTTCATCTGAACAAGAAACATTGGCTTTTATAATAAAAAGCTTTTATAAGATTCCTTATGAAATCATTGATGGAGAAGTAGGATTATATAAAGTCCTGCTTTCCATTCATTATCAAAAGAAAGATATTCCTGAAGTAGTAAGACAATTTTTATATGAAAAGTGGAATCAAGTTCATGCTTTTAAGAATATACCGTTAAAGAATTTAATAGGAAATTCATCGTTTTTCTATCAATTTCTTGAAGGTAAGTGGAAGAGTCTAGTTATGAAAGTTTCTACTTTCAAGAAAGGCCAAATTAATGATTCTTTTTCTATTGAATACAGCAGCCCATTAGCTGATGGTGATGTACGTCGCATGATGAATGATTTATTTTTGGATGGAACATTGCAAAAAGCAAAAGGAATAGATGCTTCCAATTTTCCAGATTGGATGAGACCAGGTATTGAAGTGAAAGAACCAGGAGAAGATGTAGAAGAGAAACTGGATTATCTTTATGAAGAAATAATTAGCAAACTTGCCAATGCTAAAAAGTATAAAGACTGGATAAATATAATGGAATATCTAGCTGAATTCAAACAATCATCGATAAGTATTGGAAAAAATCAGGATGAATTGATGAATAAAGTAAATCAATCCTTTACGTCTTGGATGATGAATCATTATCATTCTTTAACCAGCTTGCCACCTTATCCAAAGCCAAAATTGGTTCATCATATTGCCCATGTAATAAATAATGATAAAGATGTTAATGAAAAAGTAGCGTTATTAGTATTAGACGGAATGAGTTATTTTGAATGGTTAATCGTAAGGAACTATCTAAAAGATAAAGGTTTTTCCTTTGATGAAGATGGGGTGTTTGCCTGGGTTCCAACCTTAACCTCTGTGTCTCGCCAAGCGATTTTCTCTGGAAATACCCCATTAACATTTGGTAAATATATTACAACAACATCTTCTGAGGAAAAGGGCTGGAAGGCGTTTTGGGAAGAACATGGTGTTTTAAAACAATATGTAACCTATCAAAAAGGGTTAGGAGCGGAAACGTACGATAGCGCTAAAATAAAAGGTTTAGCAAGAAAAGCTACGAAAGTGTACGGAGCTGTTGTGGATGTGATTGACCAATTTTCTCATCACGCCGTACTTGGTGAAAAAAGTGTCCTATCGCAATTACAATTATGGTTAGAATCAGATTATCTTGTAAATTTGTTATCCAATTTACATCATGCTGGATTCACCATCTTTCTTACATCCGATCATGGCAACACCAATGCAATAGGTATTGGACGTATATCTGAAGGCGTGCTAGTTGAACAAAAAGGTGAACGGGTTCGAATCTATAACGACCGTACGATTTACGATGATTCAGCAAATCAATTACCAGCAATAAAATGGTCCAATGTTGGATTACCTGATGATTATCATGTACTCTTAGCACAATACGGACAAGCCTTCGTACCTAAGGGTCAGGATATTGTTACACATGGTGGAATCAGTATCGAAGAGGTAATTGTTCCATTTGTCAAAGTTGAACCAATTAAGGGAAGTGGGTTGAATTGA
- a CDS encoding DEAD/DEAH box helicase has translation MLKIGDIVSSSYFPEVVEIKKCEAIADFFIVEAVGQDTNYFYDLMIEKEKLNEFHQVYMESKQNNIAAEDIQKYIQYRLLKNEMRFSNSRALGNEKLLPLPHQIEAVYGKMLQVPNVRFLLADDPGAGKTIMAGMLMKELIARFQMDRILILVPPLVLKQWQEELEQKFGLHFHIVNRTVLKEYGRKNPFTENNYILTSMYWAIRGDVRPLIQVANYDLIIVDEAHKMAAYTQGTAKKKVFRTKLYQLGESILHKAEHVLLLTATPHKGDSENFRHLMKLIDEDVFTSSTVNESLREKSNSFIIRRLKENLKNFDGTPIFPKRTTKTIQFELTEEELDLYDSVTEYVREYFNKAINNGSQSTAFAMMLLQRRLSSSIDAIYLSLI, from the coding sequence ATGTTGAAAATAGGAGATATTGTATCAAGTTCATATTTTCCAGAGGTAGTAGAAATAAAAAAATGTGAAGCAATTGCAGATTTTTTTATTGTTGAAGCAGTTGGTCAAGATACCAATTATTTTTATGACTTAATGATTGAAAAGGAAAAGTTGAACGAATTCCATCAGGTGTATATGGAAAGCAAACAAAATAATATAGCTGCGGAAGACATACAGAAATATATTCAATATAGATTACTGAAAAATGAAATGAGATTTTCTAATTCAAGAGCATTAGGAAATGAAAAATTGTTACCATTACCACACCAAATTGAAGCGGTTTATGGGAAAATGTTGCAAGTACCAAACGTTCGATTTTTATTAGCGGATGATCCTGGTGCTGGTAAAACAATTATGGCTGGAATGTTGATGAAAGAACTTATTGCGAGATTCCAGATGGATCGAATTCTGATATTGGTTCCACCTCTCGTATTAAAACAATGGCAAGAAGAGTTAGAGCAAAAGTTTGGTCTTCATTTTCATATTGTAAATCGCACAGTACTAAAGGAATATGGAAGAAAAAATCCTTTTACTGAGAATAACTATATTCTAACGTCGATGTATTGGGCGATTCGGGGTGATGTCCGTCCATTAATACAAGTAGCAAACTATGATTTAATCATCGTGGATGAAGCACATAAAATGGCTGCCTATACGCAAGGCACAGCAAAGAAAAAAGTTTTCCGGACCAAACTATATCAATTAGGTGAGTCCATCTTACATAAAGCAGAGCATGTATTATTACTAACTGCAACACCACATAAAGGAGATTCAGAGAATTTCCGTCATTTGATGAAATTGATCGATGAAGATGTTTTTACAAGTAGTACGGTTAATGAAAGTTTACGGGAAAAATCTAATTCATTTATTATTCGACGATTAAAGGAAAATCTTAAGAATTTCGATGGAACACCCATCTTTCCAAAACGCACAACAAAAACAATCCAGTTTGAATTAACAGAGGAAGAACTAGATTTATATGATTCTGTTACAGAATATGTAAGAGAGTATTTCAATAAAGCGATTAATAATGGAAGTCAAAGTACAGCATTTGCAATGATGCTCTTGCAAAGACGATTAAGTTCATCGATTGATGCCATTTATTTATCACTTATATAG
- a CDS encoding C-terminal helicase domain-containing protein — MGFLEQNEKIIIFTEAVDTLNYLEEKLSKRVSKIAKIVGGFSMDKRRQQVELFRGDCQIMLATDAGGESINLQFCNQMINYDIPWNPNKLEQRMGRIHRIGQKNEVFVFNLVAKNTREGTVMTKLLDKMEKMQSDLGTDLVYDFIGEILEDNYDSLADLMQKAIVDREKLDEIIENMDKTLSNEHQKLIDLVQEERMIEDEMNLPSLKRQKDNWMIHRIPLRSYTDFTTYILAKKRVRIAISKDEKVYRIERLPKFIRDQIPELDEKPIESYRFTNSLETATDDVPVINETHPLLNVGLQLMKQETEGYSWKHYKISTNVPEKLHLELYEITVVDGTGKILESHMIHFGKRDTGEVITLDPNWIFYNQFVEDDFQEEVVGNKQCITEIMEKSIEIRDRIYGKREKQLNKMYTFLEKSFNQQYRETLKRLDQYQKENVDNRNSALINQMNAKLMDLDIKKEERLELVNQQKNVSLKPPKLVISLDAVPMGECRRVLANDYYDVISEYERANGRLNVKQYNNLGLIDFSSERFNGEQRFIVLTTDPGFAFSVNELEDLRDILEMVYIYVLEDGQVRNEKKRSITLFSNN, encoded by the coding sequence ATGGGATTCTTAGAGCAAAATGAAAAAATAATCATATTTACAGAAGCAGTTGATACATTAAACTACTTAGAAGAAAAACTATCAAAACGGGTATCCAAAATAGCCAAAATTGTTGGTGGGTTTTCTATGGATAAACGCAGGCAGCAAGTAGAATTATTCCGTGGTGATTGCCAAATCATGTTAGCTACTGATGCCGGTGGAGAATCGATTAACTTACAATTTTGTAATCAAATGATTAATTATGATATACCTTGGAATCCCAATAAACTGGAACAACGTATGGGGCGGATCCATCGAATCGGCCAAAAAAATGAAGTATTTGTCTTTAATCTTGTGGCGAAAAACACAAGAGAAGGGACTGTGATGACGAAGCTACTTGATAAGATGGAGAAAATGCAATCAGACTTAGGAACAGATTTAGTTTATGATTTTATTGGTGAAATTTTAGAAGATAATTATGATAGTCTTGCAGATTTAATGCAAAAGGCAATTGTTGATAGAGAAAAGTTAGATGAGATTATTGAAAATATGGATAAAACACTTTCTAATGAACATCAGAAATTAATTGATCTAGTTCAAGAAGAAAGAATGATAGAAGATGAAATGAATCTACCATCATTAAAAAGACAGAAAGACAATTGGATGATTCATCGTATTCCGCTAAGGTCTTATACGGATTTTACGACCTATATTCTAGCGAAAAAAAGAGTTAGAATTGCGATATCTAAAGATGAAAAAGTCTATCGAATAGAAAGGTTACCTAAGTTTATTCGTGATCAAATCCCTGAATTAGATGAAAAGCCGATTGAAAGTTATCGTTTCACTAATTCACTGGAAACAGCGACGGACGATGTTCCAGTGATTAATGAGACCCATCCATTATTAAATGTTGGATTACAATTAATGAAACAAGAAACGGAAGGGTACTCCTGGAAACATTATAAAATAAGTACGAATGTACCAGAAAAGTTACATCTGGAATTATATGAAATAACCGTTGTGGATGGTACAGGTAAAATTCTAGAAAGTCATATGATTCATTTTGGTAAGAGGGATACTGGAGAAGTAATTACTTTAGATCCTAATTGGATTTTTTATAACCAATTTGTAGAGGACGATTTTCAAGAAGAGGTTGTAGGTAACAAACAATGTATAACAGAAATAATGGAAAAGTCTATTGAGATTCGCGATAGAATTTATGGTAAGAGAGAAAAACAATTAAACAAGATGTATACATTCCTGGAAAAGTCCTTTAACCAACAATATCGTGAAACATTGAAACGCTTAGATCAATATCAAAAGGAAAATGTAGATAATCGTAATAGTGCATTGATCAATCAGATGAACGCTAAATTAATGGATTTAGACATCAAAAAGGAAGAAAGACTAGAATTGGTTAATCAACAGAAGAATGTATCGCTAAAACCACCTAAACTAGTGATTTCATTAGATGCTGTGCCTATGGGCGAATGCCGAAGGGTTCTTGCAAATGATTATTACGATGTTATTTCGGAGTATGAGCGTGCGAATGGCCGTTTAAATGTTAAACAATATAATAATTTAGGATTGATAGACTTTTCTAGCGAGCGCTTTAATGGAGAACAAAGATTTATTGTATTAACTACTGATCCTGGTTTTGCCTTTAGTGTGAATGAGCTTGAGGACTTGCGTGATATTTTGGAGATGGTTTATATATATGTTTTGGAGGATGGGCAGGTTAGGAATGAGAAGAAACGCAGTATTACCCTGTTTTCTAATAACTAA
- a CDS encoding VOC family protein, protein MGRLVHFEIHVDDMERAKTFYGEVFDWKFEDWTDFAGMPYFGAVTGDENDMGINGALMQRQSPPPEANQPLNGFACTMGVEDYDSIEQKIMEGGGTVAMPKYALPGMAWQGYYVDTEGNLFGIHQPDENAK, encoded by the coding sequence TTGGGAAGATTAGTTCATTTTGAAATTCATGTGGATGACATGGAAAGAGCCAAAACGTTTTATGGTGAAGTATTTGATTGGAAATTTGAAGATTGGACTGATTTTGCGGGGATGCCTTATTTTGGAGCTGTAACGGGTGATGAAAATGATATGGGTATTAACGGAGCTTTGATGCAAAGGCAGAGTCCTCCTCCAGAAGCAAACCAGCCTTTGAATGGATTCGCTTGTACAATGGGTGTGGAAGATTATGATTCTATTGAGCAAAAGATTATGGAAGGTGGCGGAACGGTAGCGATGCCAAAATACGCACTTCCTGGAATGGCATGGCAGGGTTACTATGTGGACACAGAAGGAAATTTATTTGGGATTCATCAACCAGACGAGAATGCGAAATAG
- the betA gene encoding choline dehydrogenase, translating into MNQTYDYVIVGGGSAGSVLGNRLSIDKNSSVLVLEAGRNDYFWDLFIQMPAALMFPSGNRFYDWIYSTDPEPHMDGRRVAHARGKVLGGSSSINGMIYQRGNPMDYDRWGSDKGMKNWDYAHCLPYFKRLEATFGEDSEEYRGHHGPVKLKRGPATNPLFQAFFDAGVEAGYARTPDVNGFRQEGFGPFDSQVHNGRRVSASRAYLRPAMRRKNLTVETRAFVTSIDFDGTKAQGVTYQRNGKTYQVNAGEVILAGGAFNTPQLLQLSGVGDANHLRSLGIDPVLDLPGVGENLEDHLEVYIQHACPQPVSMQPSLNKAKMPWIGLQWLLGRTGPAASNHFEGGGFVRSNEEVEYPNLMFHFLPLAVRYDGKKADTKHGFQVHVGPMYSNSRGSLKIRSRNPFEHPSIVCNYLSTEEDRREWIEAIRVAREILSQPALAPYSTGEISPGPSVQTEEEILEWVKKDAETALHPSCTARMGPASDPMAVVDPETMKVHGLDNVRVVDASAMPHTTNGNIHAPVLMLAEKAADIIRGQRPMKPEYKDYYRHGVHAADAGTVGK; encoded by the coding sequence ATGAACCAAACGTACGATTATGTAATTGTTGGCGGAGGTAGTGCAGGTTCTGTACTCGGCAACCGTCTAAGTATAGATAAGAATAGCAGTGTGCTTGTTCTGGAAGCGGGGCGCAATGATTACTTTTGGGATTTATTTATTCAAATGCCAGCAGCTTTGATGTTCCCCTCAGGCAACCGCTTCTATGACTGGATTTATTCTACAGATCCTGAGCCCCATATGGATGGGCGACGTGTCGCGCATGCTCGAGGGAAAGTGCTTGGAGGATCAAGTTCCATAAATGGCATGATATACCAACGTGGTAACCCGATGGACTATGATCGTTGGGGATCTGATAAGGGAATGAAAAATTGGGATTATGCCCATTGTCTTCCGTATTTTAAACGACTGGAAGCAACCTTTGGAGAGGATTCTGAAGAGTACCGCGGTCATCATGGTCCAGTAAAATTAAAGCGCGGACCTGCAACGAATCCTTTATTTCAAGCCTTTTTCGATGCAGGTGTTGAAGCTGGTTACGCTAGAACTCCCGACGTAAACGGTTTTCGTCAAGAAGGATTTGGCCCATTTGACAGCCAGGTGCATAACGGAAGACGGGTTTCTGCTTCACGAGCATATTTACGTCCTGCCATGCGACGCAAAAACCTTACAGTAGAGACGCGTGCTTTTGTTACCAGCATCGATTTTGATGGTACCAAAGCACAGGGTGTAACATACCAAAGAAATGGAAAGACCTATCAGGTTAACGCAGGCGAAGTGATTCTTGCCGGTGGTGCATTCAACACACCACAGCTATTACAATTGTCTGGTGTAGGAGATGCTAATCATTTACGCTCGCTTGGCATTGACCCAGTCCTTGACTTACCTGGCGTAGGTGAAAACCTTGAGGATCATCTCGAAGTATATATTCAGCACGCATGCCCACAGCCGGTTTCCATGCAACCCAGCTTAAATAAAGCTAAAATGCCTTGGATTGGCTTGCAATGGCTGCTTGGACGTACTGGCCCTGCAGCATCGAACCATTTTGAAGGTGGCGGATTCGTTCGTTCGAATGAAGAAGTTGAGTATCCAAATCTGATGTTCCATTTCCTGCCACTAGCGGTACGTTATGATGGAAAAAAGGCGGATACAAAGCATGGATTCCAGGTACACGTTGGACCGATGTATTCCAACTCCAGAGGTAGCCTGAAAATCCGTTCACGAAACCCTTTCGAGCATCCAAGTATCGTATGTAACTATCTGTCTACTGAAGAGGATCGACGTGAGTGGATTGAAGCAATACGCGTTGCACGGGAAATCCTTTCTCAGCCAGCATTAGCGCCTTACAGTACGGGAGAGATTTCACCTGGGCCTTCTGTTCAAACAGAAGAGGAAATTTTGGAGTGGGTAAAAAAGGACGCCGAAACGGCACTTCATCCATCTTGTACGGCAAGAATGGGTCCTGCTTCCGACCCGATGGCAGTTGTAGACCCAGAGACTATGAAAGTTCATGGCCTGGACAATGTACGGGTAGTTGATGCATCTGCAATGCCGCATACAACAAATGGAAATATCCATGCACCAGTGTTGATGCTGGCGGAAAAAGCAGCCGATATTATCCGTGGACAAAGACCAATGAAGCCCGAGTATAAAGATTATTACCGTCATGGCGTTCATGCGGCGGATGCAGGGACGGTTGGGAAGTAG